A single Xenopus laevis strain J_2021 chromosome 3S, Xenopus_laevis_v10.1, whole genome shotgun sequence DNA region contains:
- the ascl1.S gene encoding achaete-scute family bHLH transcription factor 1 S homeolog: METSAANLSSQQHFLQPPCFFPHNVRLSPAEEQEAVKPKPIKRQRSSSPELMRCKRRLNFNGFGYSLPQQQPAAVARRNERERNRVKLVNLGFATLREHVPNGAANKKMSKVETLRSAVEYIRALQQLLDEHDAVSAAFQSGVFSPNISPNYSHGMNSMAGSPVSSYSSDEGSYDPLSPEEQELLDFTTWF, translated from the coding sequence ATGGAGACCTCCGCTGCCAACCTGTCCAGCCAACAGCATTTCCTGCAGCCTCCTTGTTTCTTCCCGCACAACGTGCGGCTGAGCCCGGCGGAGGAGCAAGAAGCGGTCAAGCCGAAGCCCATCAAGAGGCAGCGCTCGAGTTCCCCGGAGCTGATGAGGTGCAAGAGGCGACTGAACTTCAATGGCTTCGGCTACAGCCTCCCGCAGCAGCAACCGGCCGCCGTGGCCCGGAGGAACGAGAGGGAGAGGAACCGAGTGAAGCTGGTCAATCTCGGCTTTGCCACCCTGAGAGAGCACGTCCCCAACGGTGCGGCCAACAAGAAGATGAGCAAAGTGGAGACGCTGCGATCGGCCGTCGAGTACATCAGGGCGCTGCAACAGCTGCTGGACGAACATGACGCGGTCAGCGCCGCTTTCCAGTCCGGCGTCTTTTCCCCCAACATCTCCCCTAACTATTCTCATGGTATGAACTCTATGGCGGGGTCTCCCGTCTCCTCGTACTCCTCAGATGAAGGCTCCTATGATCCGCTCAGCCCTGAGGAGCAAGAGCTGCTCGACTTCACCACTTGGTTCTGA